From Gemmatimonadaceae bacterium, the proteins below share one genomic window:
- a CDS encoding DNA repair exonuclease produces MRLIHLSDLHLGFRQFQRQTAAGINQREADVAKSFARAIDRIIEVAPEVVLVGGDVFHTVRPTNTSILHAFNQFARLVQALPQTKVVIAAGNHDMPRSSETVCILRLFAAPLGIHVADREAKRFAFEDLDLSVLAVPDLPPGTVDFAPDPEAKYNVLLLHGEVTGAIPQAAKGENPDRAAMQIPVEDVARTGWDYVALGHYHVYTRIAEHVYYSGSLDYTSTNPWGELAAEKAAKLPGKGMIERDLATGKQTFHPLPVSRPFIDLPAVDGRGMSAADLDAQIQKAADRVPDGIDGKVLRLVITNVPRHIAREIDHKALRELQRRALNFQLDTRRPQVVRQRGTGAPGRRPSLAETLRESLAARALPNGVSRDEFLALGLRYLDEAEQSELARALPGGDP; encoded by the coding sequence GTGCGCCTCATCCACCTCTCCGACCTGCACCTCGGCTTCCGCCAGTTCCAGCGGCAGACCGCGGCCGGCATCAACCAGCGCGAGGCCGATGTCGCGAAGTCGTTCGCGCGCGCCATCGACCGCATCATCGAGGTGGCGCCGGAGGTCGTGCTCGTCGGTGGTGACGTGTTCCACACGGTGCGTCCCACGAACACGTCGATCCTGCACGCCTTCAACCAGTTTGCGCGCTTGGTGCAGGCGCTGCCGCAGACGAAGGTCGTGATTGCGGCTGGCAACCACGACATGCCGCGGTCGAGCGAGACGGTGTGCATCCTGCGCCTCTTCGCCGCACCGCTGGGCATCCACGTGGCTGACCGCGAGGCAAAGCGCTTTGCCTTCGAGGATCTCGACCTCTCGGTGCTTGCCGTGCCGGACCTGCCGCCGGGCACGGTGGACTTCGCACCGGACCCCGAGGCCAAGTACAACGTGCTGCTACTGCACGGCGAGGTCACGGGTGCGATTCCACAGGCGGCGAAGGGCGAGAATCCTGATCGCGCTGCGATGCAAATCCCGGTCGAGGATGTTGCGCGCACCGGCTGGGACTACGTCGCGCTCGGGCACTACCACGTGTACACGCGCATCGCTGAGCACGTGTACTACTCGGGCTCGCTGGACTACACGAGCACGAACCCCTGGGGCGAGTTGGCCGCCGAGAAGGCGGCGAAGCTGCCGGGCAAGGGCATGATCGAGCGCGATCTCGCCACGGGAAAGCAGACCTTCCACCCACTGCCAGTCTCTCGGCCGTTCATCGACCTCCCGGCCGTGGACGGTCGCGGGATGTCCGCGGCCGACCTCGATGCGCAGATCCAGAAGGCTGCGGACCGCGTTCCGGACGGCATCGACGGCAAGGTGCTGCGCCTGGTAATCACGAACGTCCCGCGGCACATCGCCCGGGAGATCGACCACAAGGCACTGCGCGAGCTGCAGCGGCGCGCGCTGAACTTCCAGCTCGACACGCGGCGGCCGCAGGTCGTGCGCCAGCGCGGCACGGGCGCGCCCGGCCGTCGCCCGTCGCTGGCCGAGACGCTGCGCGAGTCGCTGGCGGCCCGTGCGCTGCCGAACGGCGTCTCGCGCGACGAGTTCCTCGCGCTCGGGCTGCGCTATCTCGATGAAGCCGAGCAGTCGGAGTTGGCGCGCGCCCTGCCAGGCGGTGACCCGTGA
- a CDS encoding prepilin-type N-terminal cleavage/methylation domain-containing protein, which produces MNVVQRPRRGFSLVEILVAMTLTLAVFAITLPFVRSQSRALGTNAGRLDAEQVARYAQRAIDKELRLVQADPGQSRLVMAGPMAIAFNANVLAPDSTDTEALEVEAGAPAALTESWTTANAAALPLVARSYPTANYARADGSASRNETVMYFLRPDTVTGRSDVYVLYRRVNSRDSTQVVRGIHVPADSAFFSYYVPSADSLARVATATLPLYWDSTSIANVRAVGLRVGGFFRNRVDGADVIRTVQWRTVLPAIVTGSADCGAAPSNPAGVAVSLQTGSTSFHVRVSWNRSSDDGAGASDVRTYLVTLRVDTVGAPRRVVATIPARGVANYRYEHHFPNVAGTVKYGIQAVDCGHGLSGIVEHNSNLTLP; this is translated from the coding sequence ATGAACGTCGTCCAGCGCCCTCGCCGCGGCTTCAGCCTTGTCGAGATCCTCGTCGCGATGACACTGACGTTGGCGGTGTTTGCGATCACGCTGCCGTTTGTGCGGTCGCAGTCGCGGGCGCTGGGGACGAATGCCGGGCGCCTCGATGCCGAGCAGGTTGCGCGGTATGCGCAGCGGGCGATCGACAAGGAACTACGGTTGGTGCAGGCTGACCCCGGGCAGTCACGCTTGGTGATGGCGGGGCCGATGGCCATCGCGTTCAATGCGAACGTGCTCGCGCCCGACTCGACGGATACGGAGGCGCTGGAGGTGGAAGCCGGTGCGCCGGCGGCGCTGACCGAGTCCTGGACCACCGCGAATGCCGCAGCCCTGCCGCTGGTGGCGCGGTCGTATCCGACGGCGAACTACGCGCGAGCGGACGGGTCGGCCAGCCGGAACGAGACGGTGATGTATTTCCTGCGGCCGGACACGGTGACGGGACGCAGCGATGTGTACGTGCTGTATCGCCGGGTGAACTCCCGGGATTCCACACAGGTGGTGCGCGGTATCCACGTTCCGGCTGATTCGGCGTTCTTCTCCTACTATGTGCCCAGTGCGGACTCGCTGGCGCGCGTGGCGACCGCGACCTTGCCCCTGTACTGGGATTCGACGAGCATCGCGAACGTGCGTGCGGTCGGCTTGCGCGTGGGTGGGTTCTTTCGGAACCGGGTGGATGGCGCCGACGTGATTCGCACGGTGCAGTGGCGGACGGTGCTCCCGGCCATTGTGACGGGCTCGGCCGACTGTGGGGCGGCGCCGAGCAATCCGGCCGGTGTTGCCGTCAGCCTGCAGACGGGGTCGACCAGTTTCCATGTCCGCGTGTCGTGGAATCGCTCAAGTGACGACGGCGCGGGGGCATCGGATGTGCGGACCTATCTCGTGACCCTGCGGGTGGACACCGTGGGTGCGCCTCGCCGGGTGGTGGCGACAATTCCCGCCCGTGGTGTCGCGAACTATCGCTACGAGCATCACTTTCCCAACGTGGCAGGCACGGTCAAGTACGGGATTCAGGCGGTGGACTGTGGGCACGGTCTCTCGGGCATCGTCGAGCATAACTCGAACTTGACGCTGCCGTGA
- a CDS encoding type II secretion system protein — MRSAPNRRRGMTLIEVLFAIVILSGVMLALSRFGQGFTRANRNAANLAMASDLATARIEVVRSHGNYRTLVATFNGVSETGAAANPSMENYPGFTRTTQAVRLANDTIDIVTVTVEVTADVLTSPMRKTAVIGAQ; from the coding sequence ATGCGCTCTGCTCCCAACCGCCGCCGCGGCATGACACTCATCGAGGTGCTGTTCGCGATCGTCATCCTCTCGGGGGTGATGTTGGCGTTGTCTCGGTTTGGGCAGGGGTTCACGCGGGCGAATCGCAATGCGGCGAACCTGGCAATGGCGAGCGATTTGGCGACGGCGCGGATCGAGGTGGTGCGGAGCCACGGCAACTACCGGACGCTGGTCGCCACGTTCAATGGGGTGTCGGAAACCGGCGCGGCGGCGAACCCATCGATGGAGAACTATCCCGGTTTTACGCGCACGACGCAGGCCGTGCGGCTGGCCAACGACACGATCGATATCGTCACGGTGACGGTTGAGGTCACGGCGGACGTGCTGACCTCGCCGATGCGCAAGACGGCGGTGATCGGGGCGCAATGA
- a CDS encoding HEAT repeat domain-containing protein translates to MTRGTSYRILALATALMVAAPLAAQSLADRIAAVGSGTVRLSFEAKDGVCGNGRGSISIDNGRERTYTTRNGSRAEWSNDCESGPVRVAMDVSRRQVTDIRSYVGGSWRGSADLDLGMVDAAEASRYFVGLAQRAEAKVAEDAVFASVIGNAPDPWRALLDIAKDDNRPQRVRRSATFWVAQAAGEAATQGLTEIVESDEDREVRKSAVFAISQRPADEAVPVLIRVARSNRDPEIRKSAIFWLGQSRDQRAIAYFEEVLLKR, encoded by the coding sequence ATGACGCGGGGAACGTCTTACCGGATACTGGCGCTGGCGACGGCGCTGATGGTCGCGGCGCCGCTCGCGGCCCAGTCCTTGGCGGATCGGATTGCGGCCGTCGGTAGCGGCACGGTGCGGCTCTCGTTCGAAGCGAAGGACGGCGTCTGCGGCAACGGGCGCGGCAGCATCAGCATCGACAACGGACGTGAGCGTACCTACACGACGCGCAACGGAAGCAGGGCCGAGTGGTCAAATGACTGCGAGTCAGGCCCGGTGCGCGTGGCGATGGATGTCTCGCGTCGCCAGGTCACGGACATCCGTAGCTATGTCGGCGGTTCGTGGCGCGGCTCCGCCGACCTGGATCTCGGCATGGTGGACGCCGCCGAGGCCAGCCGCTACTTCGTTGGCTTGGCGCAGCGCGCCGAGGCGAAGGTGGCGGAGGACGCCGTCTTTGCGTCGGTGATCGGCAACGCGCCCGACCCCTGGCGCGCGCTGTTGGACATCGCAAAGGACGACAACCGCCCGCAGCGCGTGCGGCGCAGTGCCACCTTCTGGGTGGCGCAGGCGGCGGGCGAGGCGGCCACGCAGGGGCTGACCGAGATCGTCGAGTCCGATGAGGACCGAGAGGTTCGCAAGAGCGCCGTGTTCGCGATCTCGCAGCGGCCAGCGGATGAGGCCGTGCCGGTGCTGATCCGTGTGGCGCGCTCCAATCGCGACCCGGAGATTCGCAAGAGCGCGATCTTCTGGCTCGGGCAGTCGCGGGACCAGCGGGCGATTGCGTACTTCGAGGAAGTGTTGTTGAAGCGCTAA
- a CDS encoding pyridoxal phosphate-dependent aminotransferase: MKYSPLAFKPSANIAELRESATIAVSQRAKALRAEGREVIDLGAGEPDFGTPTPIIEAAKQALDAGATRYTAVDGILQLRQAIAQQAQAVYRGDGAIGATDVVVSGGSKQTLYNACVTLFGPGDEVLIPTPAWTSYYEMVSLARATSVEVHGDPARGFKVDPERLERHATPRTKGLMLNSPSNPTGSVYSAEELRAILDLAAARGWWVISDEIYQRISYDGAAPGALDVATRRDNLVVVNGVAKAWAMTGWRIGWSVAPTAVSKAMTALQSHTTSNAATVSQHAALAALTLGAPVDDAVAAMVREFKARRDAALPILQASRALTVLPPQGAFYFYLKAPGAGSVPDAGAAFCARLLDEAGVAIVPGSAFRTPDWVRVSYAADREQVIEACRRIAATADAMG, from the coding sequence GTGAAATATAGTCCGCTCGCCTTCAAGCCGTCGGCCAACATCGCCGAGCTGCGGGAGTCCGCCACGATTGCCGTGTCGCAGCGGGCCAAGGCGCTGCGCGCAGAGGGGCGCGAGGTGATCGATCTCGGCGCGGGTGAGCCCGATTTCGGGACGCCAACGCCGATCATCGAGGCGGCGAAGCAGGCGCTCGATGCCGGCGCCACGCGCTACACGGCGGTGGATGGCATCCTGCAGCTCCGGCAGGCCATCGCGCAGCAGGCGCAGGCCGTCTACCGCGGCGACGGTGCCATCGGCGCCACCGACGTCGTGGTGTCCGGCGGCAGCAAGCAGACGCTCTACAATGCCTGCGTAACGCTGTTCGGTCCCGGGGACGAGGTGCTGATCCCGACGCCCGCCTGGACCAGCTACTACGAGATGGTCTCGCTGGCTCGGGCGACGTCGGTCGAGGTGCACGGCGACCCGGCACGCGGCTTCAAGGTGGATCCCGAGCGGCTCGAGCGACACGCGACACCGCGCACGAAAGGCCTGATGCTCAACTCGCCGTCGAATCCCACGGGTTCCGTGTATTCGGCGGAGGAGTTGAGGGCCATTCTCGACCTCGCCGCAGCACGTGGCTGGTGGGTGATCAGCGACGAGATCTATCAGCGCATCTCGTATGACGGCGCTGCGCCTGGTGCCCTCGACGTGGCCACGCGGCGCGACAACCTCGTTGTCGTGAATGGTGTCGCCAAGGCCTGGGCGATGACCGGATGGCGCATTGGCTGGTCCGTGGCGCCGACCGCGGTCTCCAAGGCGATGACGGCGCTGCAGTCGCATACCACGTCCAACGCGGCCACGGTCTCGCAGCACGCGGCGTTGGCGGCCCTCACGCTGGGCGCGCCGGTGGACGACGCCGTCGCCGCGATGGTCCGCGAGTTCAAGGCCCGGCGGGACGCGGCGTTGCCTATCCTGCAGGCCTCGCGGGCGCTCACCGTGTTGCCGCCGCAGGGTGCGTTCTATTTCTATCTCAAGGCTCCCGGCGCCGGATCGGTGCCGGACGCTGGCGCCGCGTTCTGCGCGCGGCTGCTCGACGAGGCGGGCGTCGCCATCGTGCCCGGCTCTGCCTTCCGCACACCGGACTGGGTACGCGTGTCGTACGCGGCCGATCGCGAGCAGGTCATCGAGGCCTGCCGCCGCATCGCGGCGACGGCGGACGCGATGGGATGA
- a CDS encoding thymidine kinase, giving the protein MSASFQLSGGWVEVIAGVMFSGKSEELIRRVRRAMIAKKRVQVFKSHLDDRYAGGVYAVGSHDGRTIEAIPVDSSQQISLRLDPLAQVVAIDEVQFLDAGVIALANDLALRGRRVILAGTDTDFRGEPFGPMPQLLCVAEVVDKLHAICVLCGAPACRNQRLIGGKPAPYDSPVVMVGAAEAYEARCRACHAVGAPDEQQLKLS; this is encoded by the coding sequence GTGAGCGCGTCGTTCCAGCTCTCCGGCGGCTGGGTCGAGGTCATCGCCGGCGTGATGTTCAGCGGCAAGAGCGAGGAGCTCATTCGCCGTGTGCGTCGCGCGATGATCGCCAAGAAGCGCGTCCAGGTGTTCAAGTCGCATCTCGATGATCGCTACGCCGGTGGTGTGTACGCCGTGGGCTCGCACGACGGGCGCACGATCGAAGCAATCCCCGTGGACTCCTCGCAGCAGATCTCGTTGCGCTTGGACCCCCTGGCGCAGGTCGTCGCCATCGATGAAGTGCAGTTCCTCGATGCCGGTGTGATTGCGTTGGCGAACGATCTCGCGCTGCGCGGCCGCCGCGTCATCCTCGCCGGCACCGACACGGACTTCCGCGGCGAGCCGTTCGGCCCGATGCCGCAGTTGCTCTGCGTGGCCGAGGTGGTGGACAAGCTGCACGCCATCTGCGTGCTCTGCGGCGCGCCGGCCTGCCGCAACCAGCGGCTCATCGGTGGCAAGCCGGCGCCGTATGACTCACCGGTGGTAATGGTCGGCGCGGCGGAGGCGTATGAGGCGCGGTGCCGGGCCTGCCACGCGGTGGGCGCACCGGACGAGCAGCAGCTGAAGCTGAGCTGA
- a CDS encoding helix-turn-helix domain-containing protein: protein MATLAVMLTDPRALQRLDAAVDGEHVVRHCASWEALEAACQDDTISLAILDLFTEGKAHFDVIRRLKLRAERLTLVAYVTVGPERARDLFDAGRAGLDGLLIAGQDDTPAAFRAVLERAEARGAAQLLRPRIAHLTGTVRDAVMVSVTRAHLRLTAQRLCEILGVSKRALLKALEDSGCPAPAKLITWGRLIVAAQMLEDGQRTADGVARLLDFPSGSAFRNTTQRYLGATPQEIRDKGGANWVANRFIAELGQ from the coding sequence ATGGCCACGCTCGCCGTCATGCTCACGGACCCCCGTGCCCTCCAACGGCTCGATGCCGCCGTTGACGGCGAGCACGTGGTCCGGCACTGCGCCTCCTGGGAAGCCCTCGAGGCGGCCTGCCAGGACGATACCATCTCCCTTGCCATCCTCGACCTCTTCACCGAGGGCAAGGCGCACTTCGATGTCATCCGCCGCCTCAAGCTGCGTGCCGAGCGCCTCACGTTGGTCGCGTACGTGACGGTCGGCCCGGAGCGCGCCCGCGACCTGTTCGACGCCGGACGCGCGGGGCTCGACGGCCTCCTCATCGCCGGACAGGACGACACCCCGGCCGCGTTCCGCGCCGTGCTCGAGCGCGCCGAGGCGCGCGGCGCCGCGCAGCTGCTCCGGCCGCGCATCGCACACCTCACCGGCACCGTACGCGACGCCGTCATGGTCTCCGTCACGAGGGCCCACCTGCGCCTGACGGCGCAGCGCCTCTGCGAGATCCTCGGTGTCTCAAAGCGCGCGCTGCTCAAGGCCCTCGAGGATTCCGGCTGCCCAGCGCCGGCAAAACTCATCACCTGGGGACGACTCATCGTCGCGGCGCAGATGCTCGAGGATGGCCAGCGCACGGCCGATGGCGTCGCGCGGCTGCTGGATTTCCCCTCAGGCTCCGCGTTCCGCAACACGACGCAACGCTACCTGGGCGCCACCCCGCAGGAAATCCGCGACAAGGGCGGCGCCAACTGGGTGGCCAACCGGTTCATTGCGGAACTCGGTCAGTAG
- a CDS encoding ATP-binding protein, translating to MTTPTSPQVLGRVVATERRPNTPHEFHFWTALDAPVGIGTIVRVDSERPINGVLPAIYGVVTEGFGYTDLQTPLHDVLGADGQPGASQLAPTERTEIRLYTAAVLRHVPEEPLQPVPMGSVHLASEADVQAALRMDSYAQGEQRRAIPVGMYRAGGTQAGVHLDADFLLGPEAAHLSISGVSGLATKTSAVEWLLASIFAHFPQEKGGVAAVCFNVKGPDLCFLDQPASQLDETDRGIYEALGIPAEPFRNVRYFAPWTAKGYQLATLRSNEALQGNVQPLTWGLRETLEYAEVLLNKDDVDAKADALIDFIKERVLDQVFTDDELGLRAEVRTFGDLERWFSDLLRGIENRERQSDVWRTHHVATIRKVRNRLSNISTRCKGLVTDDGTVSDLPFGEFEDRAVYVVDVANLEEDAQDLVFARVVSQLRESLEKRQLGVSQVVVFVDELNKYAPNDGPDTYVRKMLLDIAERGRYLGMVLFGAQQFRSQVHRRVVGNSGTALYGRMDPDELATPGYQTLAPATKARLATLEKGQLMVRHPHFGQPIFVRFPRPAVLAGREGVERFPPAEDLPLDAALTRALRRLDPNITLAAVQKELALAGDSEDEIIQARNRTIQTRPENVLAFFRSQLRKRVDRQAVSRAPTPALRATPEDDPYGG from the coding sequence ATGACGACGCCAACATCGCCCCAAGTGCTTGGCCGTGTGGTGGCCACCGAGCGCCGGCCCAACACGCCGCACGAGTTCCACTTCTGGACCGCGCTGGACGCCCCGGTGGGTATCGGGACCATCGTGCGCGTGGACTCGGAGCGCCCGATCAATGGCGTGCTGCCGGCCATCTATGGAGTGGTGACCGAGGGCTTCGGCTACACGGACCTGCAGACGCCGCTACACGATGTGTTGGGTGCGGATGGGCAACCGGGCGCCTCGCAGCTCGCGCCGACGGAGCGCACGGAGATCCGGCTCTATACGGCAGCCGTGCTGCGCCACGTGCCAGAGGAGCCGCTGCAGCCGGTGCCTATGGGCAGCGTGCACCTGGCCAGCGAGGCCGACGTGCAGGCCGCGCTGCGGATGGACAGCTACGCACAGGGCGAACAGCGGCGGGCGATTCCGGTGGGGATGTATCGCGCGGGCGGCACCCAGGCCGGCGTGCACCTCGATGCCGACTTCCTGCTCGGGCCCGAGGCGGCGCACCTCAGCATCTCGGGCGTGTCCGGACTGGCGACGAAGACCAGTGCCGTCGAGTGGTTGCTGGCGAGCATCTTCGCGCACTTCCCGCAGGAGAAGGGCGGGGTGGCGGCGGTCTGCTTCAATGTGAAGGGCCCCGATCTCTGCTTCCTTGACCAGCCTGCCTCACAGCTGGATGAGACCGATCGCGGGATCTACGAGGCACTGGGGATCCCGGCGGAGCCCTTCCGGAACGTGCGCTACTTCGCGCCGTGGACGGCCAAGGGCTACCAGCTGGCGACGCTGCGTTCGAACGAGGCGCTGCAGGGCAACGTGCAGCCGCTGACCTGGGGCCTGCGCGAGACACTCGAGTATGCCGAGGTCCTGCTCAACAAGGATGACGTGGACGCCAAGGCCGATGCGCTGATCGACTTCATCAAGGAGCGTGTGCTGGACCAGGTCTTCACTGACGACGAGCTCGGCCTGCGCGCCGAAGTGCGCACCTTCGGCGACCTCGAGCGCTGGTTCTCCGACCTGTTGCGGGGGATCGAGAACCGGGAGCGGCAGAGCGATGTCTGGCGCACACACCATGTGGCCACCATTCGCAAGGTCCGCAACCGCCTCAGCAACATCTCCACGCGCTGCAAGGGGCTGGTCACCGACGACGGCACGGTTTCCGACCTGCCGTTCGGAGAATTCGAGGATCGCGCGGTCTACGTGGTGGATGTCGCCAACCTCGAGGAGGACGCGCAGGACCTGGTGTTCGCGCGCGTGGTCTCGCAGCTGCGTGAGTCGCTGGAGAAGCGGCAGCTTGGCGTCTCGCAGGTCGTGGTCTTCGTCGACGAGCTCAACAAGTACGCGCCGAACGACGGCCCCGACACCTACGTGCGCAAGATGCTGCTCGACATCGCGGAGCGAGGACGCTACCTGGGGATGGTGCTGTTCGGGGCGCAACAGTTCCGCTCGCAGGTGCATCGACGCGTGGTCGGCAACAGCGGGACCGCGCTGTACGGCCGGATGGACCCTGACGAGTTGGCCACGCCGGGCTACCAGACCCTGGCGCCGGCCACGAAGGCGAGGCTCGCCACGCTGGAGAAGGGCCAGTTGATGGTGCGCCACCCGCACTTCGGCCAGCCCATCTTTGTGCGCTTCCCGCGACCGGCGGTGCTGGCGGGGCGTGAGGGCGTGGAGCGATTCCCGCCCGCCGAGGACCTGCCGCTGGACGCGGCGTTGACGCGGGCGTTGCGGCGACTGGACCCAAACATCACCCTGGCAGCCGTGCAAAAGGAGCTCGCGCTGGCCGGCGACAGCGAGGACGAGATCATCCAGGCGCGGAACCGTACGATCCAAACGCGCCCGGAAAACGTACTGGCCTTCTTCCGTTCGCAGCTGCGCAAGCGTGTGGACCGACAGGCCGTGTCGCGCGCGCCGACGCCCGCGTTACGGGCGACCCCGGAAGACGACCCGTATGGCGGCTAG
- a CDS encoding HEAT repeat domain-containing protein — translation MKLLLLSLVTAASVGAHALPAAPAGEPGIPAPSYAPLDTADSLWRRGRIAIADESWREAARIFERLSKEHPRSAYAGDALYWYAFAQQRNGGNNDLRAAVRALEQQRDNYSQSATYTSGESNHLLTRLNGRLARSGDSEAAMTIAELAASAAQLGVTVAADVLPMVAAELDRVSPEMRAEVAREVARMEPEMRRELRAELAEVQRDMRDAQRDLARTSRGRRGDDIPQECEDVITDERIEALNALLQMNAETALPILKRVLERRDRCSEYLRRKAVFLVAQKRSDEAVDILVSAAKTDPDPTTRSEAVFWLSQTRNERAVEVLEQILVKDAPDEEVQKKAIFALSQTRSPRASAILRDFAMRRDVSTELRGEAIFWLGQQRNEENAAFLKQVFSTIETDQLREKVIFSIAQQRNQENSRWLLDRAKDRQLSAETRKQALFWAGQSGASAEDLSAIYDSSPNDRELREQVIFALSQRRGDSKTVDKLLDIARKEQDRELRRQALFWLGQSKDPRAAAILEEIINKPM, via the coding sequence ATGAAACTGCTACTTCTCTCCCTTGTCACGGCCGCGTCGGTTGGCGCGCACGCCCTGCCGGCCGCTCCCGCCGGCGAGCCCGGCATCCCGGCCCCGAGCTATGCCCCACTCGATACCGCCGACTCGCTCTGGCGGCGCGGGCGCATCGCCATCGCCGATGAGTCCTGGCGCGAGGCGGCGCGGATCTTCGAGCGCCTGTCGAAGGAACACCCGCGCTCGGCCTACGCCGGCGACGCACTCTACTGGTACGCCTTCGCACAGCAGCGCAACGGCGGCAACAACGACCTGCGTGCCGCAGTGCGCGCGCTCGAGCAGCAGCGCGACAACTATTCACAGAGCGCCACCTACACCTCCGGCGAGTCCAACCACCTGCTGACGCGTCTCAATGGACGCCTCGCGCGCAGCGGCGACTCCGAGGCGGCGATGACCATCGCCGAACTGGCGGCGTCGGCCGCCCAGCTGGGCGTGACCGTCGCGGCCGACGTGCTGCCGATGGTGGCCGCGGAGCTCGATCGCGTGTCGCCGGAGATGCGTGCGGAGGTGGCGCGCGAGGTGGCCCGCATGGAGCCGGAGATGCGCCGCGAGCTGCGCGCCGAACTGGCTGAGGTGCAGCGCGACATGCGCGATGCGCAGCGCGACCTCGCGCGGACCTCGCGTGGCCGTCGCGGCGATGACATCCCGCAGGAGTGCGAGGACGTCATCACGGACGAGCGCATCGAGGCGCTGAACGCGCTGCTCCAAATGAATGCCGAGACGGCGCTGCCGATCCTCAAGCGTGTGCTTGAGCGCCGCGACCGTTGCTCGGAGTACCTGCGGCGCAAGGCGGTCTTCCTCGTCGCCCAGAAGCGTTCCGACGAGGCGGTGGACATCCTCGTCAGCGCCGCCAAGACCGATCCCGATCCGACCACGCGCAGCGAGGCCGTGTTCTGGCTCTCGCAGACCCGCAATGAGCGCGCGGTCGAGGTGCTGGAGCAGATCCTTGTGAAGGACGCGCCGGACGAGGAAGTGCAGAAGAAGGCGATCTTCGCCCTCTCGCAGACGCGGTCCCCGCGGGCCAGCGCCATCCTCCGAGACTTCGCGATGCGCCGCGACGTGTCCACCGAACTGCGCGGCGAGGCCATCTTCTGGCTCGGCCAGCAGCGCAATGAGGAGAATGCCGCCTTCCTCAAGCAGGTCTTCTCGACCATCGAGACGGACCAGCTGCGTGAGAAGGTGATCTTCTCGATCGCCCAGCAGCGCAATCAGGAGAACTCGCGCTGGCTGCTCGACCGCGCCAAGGACCGTCAGCTCTCCGCCGAGACGCGGAAGCAGGCGCTGTTCTGGGCCGGCCAGTCGGGTGCCTCCGCCGAAGATCTCTCGGCCATCTATGACTCGAGCCCGAACGACCGCGAGCTGCGCGAGCAGGTGATTTTCGCACTGTCGCAGCGGCGTGGCGACTCGAAGACGGTGGACAAGCTGCTCGACATCGCCCGCAAGGAGCAGGATCGCGAGCTGCGTCGCCAGGCGCTGTTCTGGCTGGGGCAGTCGAAGGACCCGCGTGCGGCGGCGATCCTGGAAGAGATCATCAACAAACCGATGTGA
- a CDS encoding RNA polymerase sigma factor has protein sequence MTDAQLIADVLRGDTRAERALYDAHVDRVYRLAWRMAGDETLARDFTQDTFIRAFDRLGDFRGDSAFATWLHSIATSVILNGLKKVKRIHSREQTGDELPEVTIPVREAEPDLKHRLRAAIDSLPDGYRTVFVMHDVEGYTHEEIGTALGIQPGTSKAQLFRARARLRTELADFAGEWAS, from the coding sequence GTGACAGACGCCCAACTCATCGCCGACGTCCTCCGGGGCGACACCCGAGCCGAACGTGCGTTGTACGACGCGCACGTGGATCGTGTGTACCGACTGGCCTGGCGCATGGCCGGGGACGAGACGCTCGCGCGGGACTTCACGCAGGACACCTTCATCCGGGCCTTCGACCGGCTCGGCGACTTCCGCGGGGACTCCGCGTTCGCGACCTGGCTCCATAGCATCGCGACCTCGGTGATCCTCAACGGGCTCAAGAAGGTGAAGCGCATCCACAGCCGCGAACAGACGGGGGATGAGCTGCCGGAAGTCACGATCCCGGTGCGGGAAGCGGAGCCGGACCTGAAACACCGGCTGCGCGCGGCAATCGACAGCCTGCCGGACGGCTACCGCACGGTGTTCGTGATGCACGATGTCGAGGGCTACACGCACGAAGAGATCGGAACCGCGCTGGGCATCCAGCCGGGCACATCGAAGGCGCAGCTGTTCCGGGCGAGGGCCCGGCTGCGCACGGAACTGGCGGATTTCGCCGGGGAGTGGGCGTCATGA
- a CDS encoding Lrp/AsnC ligand binding domain-containing protein, producing MITTIVLIQAEPRLIPKTAAALAGIDGVTEVFSVSGEWDLIAMVKVAEYEQIAEIVTERFPKVPGLVKTTTLTAFRAYSKADLEQAWDMGVD from the coding sequence ATGATCACGACCATCGTCCTCATCCAAGCCGAGCCGCGGCTCATCCCCAAGACCGCGGCTGCCCTGGCGGGCATCGACGGCGTCACCGAGGTGTTCTCGGTATCCGGCGAGTGGGACCTGATCGCGATGGTGAAGGTCGCCGAGTACGAGCAGATCGCCGAGATCGTGACCGAGCGGTTCCCGAAGGTGCCGGGGCTCGTGAAGACGACGACGTTGACGGCGTTCCGGGCCTATTCGAAGGCCGACCTGGAGCAGGCCTGGGACATGGGCGTGGACTGA